The Methanomicrobia archaeon genomic sequence TTCGCAGTATTTCGATCTATCCGGGGCAAAATAGTGACCGGAGATACTGGCGTGTCAAGCCTCTTTGCTTTCCCACCGTACAACTGTGTCGATATAACGACGTATATGGGCGGCAGTATCCCGCTTGCGATCGGTGCGTATTTGGCGGGCTACACGAACGTATGGGCAGTAACCGGCGACTTCTCGTTCATCGCTGCGGGACATCTGGGTCTGCCAGAAGCGGTGCAACGCAAGATCCCGCTGAAGATAGTGCTCTTTTATAACGGCAAAACAGAGACAACCGGCGGGCAGCCCATTCCTGAAGGCACACTTGAACGTATCGTGAGTGGGTATGGCGATTCCGTAAGATATATCCATGACCCACAAGATCGCCATGAGATCGAGTCCGTACTACGCGAAGCAGCCAACGCGAAAGAGCTGCGAATAGTAATCGCGGACTACCGAGAATGGTGAAAACCGGAAAACCGTGAGTGGGATATGCCCCCCAAAAAAGGTATAGGGGGAGAGTACGAGGGGTGGATTAAAAATGGCTTGCCCTACTCCTATAGGCCGCACGCCCTCGTGGTCTCATCGTATTCCTTTTTGGTTGGTCTTTCCACTTTATTCCTACTTTCTTTACCTCGGGGAGTCGTTCTTCAGTTATCGTGACGTCTTTGAGATGCATCACCCGTCTGAAACTATCGTGATCCCTGCTTGTGAGGATATTAATTGCTCTCCCTTCTTCCCCCGCTCGTGCCGTTCTCCCTATCCGGTGAATATAATCATTGCTGTCCTTCGGAATGTCGTAATTGTAAATATGCGACACACCAGGGATATCAAGACCTCGTGCGGCGACATCGGTGCAGACAAGAACACAGACGTTCTGAGCATGAAATCGCTGCATTACCCGATCTCGCTTGTCCTGAGTCAATCCGCCATGAATGGCCAGCGCATCGATTCCCGCAGCTTTGAGGTTGTTGGCCACAAAGTCTGTATTCTTCCGCGTATTGCAGAAGACCATGACCAGCCCTGCCTTTTCGTGCTCCAATAAATGGACTAACAACGAGAATTTCAGATTATCAGGGGCGTCATAGTAAAACTGCGTTAACTTTGTCGGATCGACATACGTCTCTGCAGCAACTTCAACGGGCGCCCGCATATATCTCTGCGCGAGCTGCGCGATCTCTCGTGAAATGGTCGCGGAAAACAAGAGCGTCTGCCGCTCTCGCGGGCACTCTCGTATTATCTGCTTCACATCATCGATAAAGCCCATATCCAGCATTCTGTCCGCTTCATCTAACACCAGTGTGTTCACCGAGCGTAAATTGATTGTCC encodes the following:
- a CDS encoding DEAD/DEAH box helicase, which translates into the protein MEYFRKLGIIEPILKSIEDEEFEKPTEIQEKSIPLILTGEDVIAGAATGSGKTLAFAADIIQKAKKGDGIQALVLTPTRELAQQVAAALRVFSKYKPLKIIAVFGGVSINPQMEQLRTADVVIGTPGRILDHIGRRTINLRSVNTLVLDEADRMLDMGFIDDVKQIIRECPRERQTLLFSATISREIAQLAQRYMRAPVEVAAETYVDPTKLTQFYYDAPDNLKFSLLVHLLEHEKAGLVMVFCNTRKNTDFVANNLKAAGIDALAIHGGLTQDKRDRVMQRFHAQNVCVLVCTDVAARGLDIPGVSHIYNYDIPKDSNDYIHRIGRTARAGEEGRAINILTSRDHDSFRRVMHLKDVTITEERLPEVKKVGIKWKDQPKRNTMRPRGRAAYRSRASHF